In a genomic window of Punica granatum isolate Tunisia-2019 chromosome 6, ASM765513v2, whole genome shotgun sequence:
- the LOC116211988 gene encoding tryptophan--tRNA ligase, cytoplasmic encodes MEKEEEERDAEAGEEAEVNPWEVSGKIDYDKLIDKFGCQRLDQSLIDRVHRLTGRPPHVFLRRGVFFAHRDFNEILDAYERGDKFYLYTGRGPSSEALHLGHLVPFMFTKYLQDAFKVPLVIQLTDDEKCMWKTLSVEESQRLARENAKDIIACGFDVTRTFIFSDFDYVGGAFYKNMVRVAKCVTYNKVVGIFGFTGEDHIGKVSFPPVQAVPSFPSSFPHLFSGKENLRCLIPCAIDQDPYFRMTRDVAPRIGYHKPALIESSFFPALQGDTGKMSASDPNSAIYVTDTPKEIKDKINRYAFTGGQDTKEKQMLYGANLEVDIPVKYLSFFLDDDAELDYIKQEYGSGRMLTFDVKKQLIEVLTELVERHKRARAAVTDEMVDAFMAVRPLPSMFS; translated from the exons atggagaaggaggaggaggagagagacGCGGAAGCAGGGGAAGAAGCTGAGGTGAACCCGTGGGAGGTGTCGGGGAAGATCGACTACGACAAGCTGATCGACAAGTTCGGCTGCCAGAGGCTCGACCAGTCCCTCATCGACCGCGTCCACCGCCTCACAGGTCGGCCTCCCCACGTCTTCCTCCGCCGCGGCGTCTTCTTCGCCCACAG GGATTTCAACGAGATTTTGGATGCGTATGAGAGAGGGGACAAGTTCTACTTGTACACTGGCAGGGGGCCGTCCTCTGAAGCTCTGCACTTGGGCCACTTGGTCCCTTTCATGTTCACCAA ATATCTACAAGATGCTTTTAAGGTTCCTCTTGTTATTCAGCTGACAGATGACGAGAAGTGCATGTGGAAGACCCTTTCAGTGGAGGAGAGTCAGAGACTCGCCAGGGAGAATGCTAAAGATATCATTGCTTGTGGTTTCGACGTAACAAggactttcattttttccgACTTCGATTATGTCGGTGG TGCCTTTTACAAAAACATGGTCAGAGTTGCCAAATGTGTCACTTATAATAAG GTAGTCGGCATCTTTGGTTTTACGGGTGAAGATCATATAGGAAAGGTCAGCTTTCCACCAGTACAG GCGGTACcatcttttccttcttcttttcctcaCCTTTTCTCAGGAAAGGAGAATCTTCGTTGCCTGATTCCTTGTGCAATAGATCAG GACCCATATTTCAGAATGACACGAGATGTTGCTCCTCGCATTGGATATCACAAGCCTGCTTTGATTGAATCATCATTTTTCCCTGCCCTGCAG GGAGATACTGGCAAGATGTCAGCTAGTGACCCAAATTCTGCCATTTATGTTACCGATACTCCCAAGGAAATCAAAGACAAG ATCAATAGGTATGCCTTCACCGGGGGCCAAGACACAAAGGAGAAGCAAATGCTATACGGAGCTAATCTGGAG GTGGATATACCAGTTAAATACTTGAGCTTTTTCCTTGATGATGATGCTGAACTCGACTACATAAAGCAG GAGTATGGCTCAGGGCGCATGCTGACTTTCGATGTAAAGAAGCAGCTGATAGAAGTTTTGACTGAATTGGTAGAGAGACATAAAAGGGCACGAGCTGCTGTGACAGATGAG ATGGTGGATGCATTTATGGCAGTAAGACCCCTTCCCAGTATGTTCAGTTAA
- the LOC116212463 gene encoding double-stranded RNA-binding protein 1-like, with product RRQRTHSSQALDRERHTPLPPSVTIGLFPFLRRNVRTKGRFQRVPSAQTASPCRCSARTASPAGAQPELPPAAGAQPELPPAAGAKPELPSPAGAKPELPSPAAAQPELPPPAAQPELHPAAASPRVVLDRHAYKNRLQELAHKSSLPTPAYSTVNEGLGHLPRFRATVVVDGKSYTSPRTFLHRKEAEQDVARIAYEILLEKVNNEQLPPVHEDLIFSKSIMNEFATKMHLEMPTYMTRQLEGETPLFESSLIFNSVTYPACVGKNKKEAEQLAARAAIQSLRGKSESEALLAPIIKSKARVYASLNANGSNNNAVPVVEAATHNGGTSMGKDTEALPDDTMLTFVAPRHQFTALPGETSVGLNLPITFVPASSDQQCDGPPSSSRKRRKNKKKASKRARFDGMVAGDVDLFNQAAECLVDVPVKVNHVKYNFCEGRTEM from the exons CGGAGACAGCGAACTCACAGTTCCCAAGCCCTAGACAGAGAGAGACACACTCCGCTCCCTCCGTCGGTGACGATCGGATTATTTCCCTTTTTGCGGCGAAATGTCAGGACAAAGGGCCGATTTCAGCGAGTTCCCTCAGCCCAAACTGCCTCCCCCTGCCGGTGCTCAGCCCGAACTGCCTCCCCTGCCGGTGCTCAGCCCGAACTGCCTCCCGCTGCCGGTGCTCAGCCGGAGCTGCCTCCGGCTGCCGGTGCTAAGCCCGAGCTGCCTTCCCCTGCCGGTGCTAAGCCCGAGCTGCCTTCCCCTGCCGCTGCTCAGCCCGAGCTGCCTCCTCCTGCCGCTCAGCCCGAGCTGCATCCGGCTGCCGCTTCACCCAGAG TTGTTCTGGATCGTCATGCCTACAAGAACCGCCTACAAGAACTCGCTCACAAGTCCTCCCTCCCGACTCCGGCTTACAGCACTGTCAACGAGGGGCTTGGCCATCTCCCAAGATTCCGAGCTACGGTGGTAGTGGATGGGAAGAGTTACACCTCCCCGCGCACCTTCCTCCATCGAAAGGAAGCAGAACAAGATGTTGCGAGGATTGCTTATGAGATTCTACTGGAAAAAGTCAACAATGAGCAGCTCCCTCCTGTTCATGAG GATTTAATATTTAGCAAATCTATAATGAACGAATTTGCAACAAAGATGCACTTGGAAATGCCTACTTACATGACGCGGCAGTTAGAGGGGGAGACTCCATTGTTTGAGTCTTCTTTGATATTCAACAGTGTTACTTACCCAGCTTGTGTcgggaaaaacaaaaaggaggCCGAACAGTTGGCCGCGCGTGCAGCTATCCAGTCACTTCGAG GCAAGTCAGAGTCAGAGGCATTGCTCGCCCCAATAATTAAGTCAAAGGCTAGAGTTTATGCATCCCTGAATGCAAATGGCTCAAATAATAATGCCGTGCCTGTGGTTGAGGCTGCTACTCATAATGGTGGGACTTCAATGGGAAAAGACACAGAAGCTCTTCCTGATGATACCATGCTCACATTTGTTGCTCCACGGCATCAATTTACTGCCCTACCAGGAGAAACCAGTGTAGGACTTAACCTACCAATTACCTTTGTTCCTGCATCTTCTGACCAGCAATGTGATGGTCCTCCAAGTTCTTCCAGAAAGAGGcgaaagaacaagaaaaaggCTAGCAAGAGAGCTCGCTTTGACGGGAT GGTGGCAGGTGATGTTGATCTGTTCAATCAAGCTGCTGAATGTTTGGTCGATGTCCCAGTAAAGGTCAACCATGTGAAGTACAACTTTTGTGAGGGTCGCACTGAAATGTAG
- the LOC116210048 gene encoding uncharacterized protein LOC116210048 isoform X2, which translates to MAGPHGDGNQNEGQPMPWMAWLERKAQANPRTEWLKAIEPTIKAIASAAGFSHQGTVQRWSSSRRVTAPGHPMPLWDWLEKKAHALISVGGADLEAVWLKAIEPTIKEIARCQLSS; encoded by the exons ATGGCAGGCCCACATGGAGATGGCAACCAAAATGAAG GCCAACCCATGCCCTGGATGGCTTGGTTAGAAAGGAAAGCTCAGGCCAACCCACGCACTGAATGGTTGAAGGCAATCGAACCCACTATCAAAGCGATTGCAAG TGCCGCTGGCTTCTCTCATCAGGGGACGGTTCAGCGGTGGAGCAGCAGCAGACGAGTGACTGCCCCCG GCCACCCCATGCCATTGTGGGATTGGTTAGAAAAGAAAGCTCATGCCCTGATCTCCGTTGGCGGGGCTGATCTTGAAGCTGTATGGTTGAAGGCAATCGAACCCACTATCAAAGAGATTGCAAGGTGCCAGCTTTCTAGTTGA
- the LOC116210048 gene encoding uncharacterized protein LOC116210048 isoform X1, whose amino-acid sequence MAGPHGDGNQNEAFGSGQPMPWMAWLERKAQANPRTEWLKAIEPTIKAIASAAGFSHQGTVQRWSSSRRVTAPGHPMPLWDWLEKKAHALISVGGADLEAVWLKAIEPTIKEIARCQLSS is encoded by the exons ATGGCAGGCCCACATGGAGATGGCAACCAAAATGAAG CTTTTGGTTCAGGCCAACCCATGCCCTGGATGGCTTGGTTAGAAAGGAAAGCTCAGGCCAACCCACGCACTGAATGGTTGAAGGCAATCGAACCCACTATCAAAGCGATTGCAAG TGCCGCTGGCTTCTCTCATCAGGGGACGGTTCAGCGGTGGAGCAGCAGCAGACGAGTGACTGCCCCCG GCCACCCCATGCCATTGTGGGATTGGTTAGAAAAGAAAGCTCATGCCCTGATCTCCGTTGGCGGGGCTGATCTTGAAGCTGTATGGTTGAAGGCAATCGAACCCACTATCAAAGAGATTGCAAGGTGCCAGCTTTCTAGTTGA
- the LOC116211206 gene encoding sterol 3-beta-glucosyltransferase UGT80A2-like isoform X2: MQPDYPEDRGSESSVEFRDAVSGESGNGCHSPGVNDQSSPIESIPGEALTSVKSDTDSSRTAKAGKSTESMPGEASTSGKSDTDSSHTAKAGKSTKNHGSISHFASKLFDETIPLKKKLKLLRRLATVKHDGTVQFDVPGDVKPSTLDFGTGVVYNGSTHEETLSEEIEDLRPLQIVMLIVGTRGDVQPFVAIGQRLQEHGHRVRLATHSNFKEFVLTAGLEFFPLGGDPKVLAGYMVKNKGFLPSGPSEIPIQRSQIKEIIFSLYPACKDPDPETNIEFNADAIIANPPAYGHTHVAEALNIPLHIFFTMPWTPTSEFPHPLSRVKQPVGYRLSYQIVDAMIWLGIRDMINDFRKKRLRLRPVTYLRGPYMSPPNLPYGYIWSPHLVPKPKDWGPKIDVVGFCFLDLASSYEPPESLVKWLKKDEKQKPIYIGFGSLPVQKPEKMTEIIVKALEITHQRGIINKGWGGLGNLETPKEFVYSLDNCPHDWLFPQCSAVNSPCQGHLGET; the protein is encoded by the exons ATGCAACCAGACTACCCCGAGGATCGCGGCTCCGAGAGCTCCGTCGAGTTCCGCGACGCCGTCTCCGGAGAGAGCGGCAATGGCTGTCATTCTCCCG GGGTAAATGATCAGAGTTCACCAATTGAGAGTATACCTGGTGAAGCATTAACTTCGGTAAAGTCCGACACGGATTCGAGCCGCACTGCGAAAGCAGGGAAATCCACCGAGAGTATGCCTGGCGAAGCATCGACTTCGGGAAAGTCCGACACAGACTCGAGCCACACTGCGAAAGCAGGGAAATCCACCAAAAACCACGGCAGCATATCCCACTTTGCCTCAAAACTGTTCGACGAGACAATTCCGTTGAAAAAGAAG CTCAAGTTGCTAAGACGCCTCGCTACTGTGAAACATGATGGGACCGTGCAATTTGATGTTCCAGGAGATGTTAAACCTTCGACTCTTGATTTTGGAACTGGGGTAGTATACAATGGATCTACTCATGAAGAAACTTTATCCGAAGAAATCGAGGATTTGCGTCCTCTCCAGATAGTGATGCTCATTGTTGGGACCCGAGGAGATGTGCAGCCTTTTGTTGCAATCGGACAACGATTACAG GAACATGGGCATAGAGTCAGACTGGCTACTCACTCAAATTTCAAAGAGTTTGTGTTAACTGCTGGGTTGGAGTTTTTTCCTCTAGGTGGAGACCCTAAAGTTCTTGCTGGAT ACATGGTCAAGAATAAAGGCTTCCTTCCTTCAGGACCTTCAGAAATACCCATCCAACGGAGTCAAATAAAGGAgattattttctctttgtaTCCTGCATGCAAGGATCCCGATCCGGAAACCAACATAGAATTTAATGCAGATGCAATAATTGCCAATCCTCCAGCTTATG GACATACACATGTCGCGGAGGCGCTTAATATACCACTTCATATATTCTTCACAATGCCATGGAC ACCTACCAGCGAATTTCCCCATCCTCTTTCCCGTGTGAAACAACCTGTAGGGTACCGG CTATCCTATCAAATTGTGGATGCGATGATTTGGCTTGGAATAAGAGACATGATCAATGATTTTAGAAAGAAGAGATTGAGGCTCAGACCTGTGACATATTTACGTGGGCCCTACATGTCTCCTCCAAATTTGCCTTACGGTTATATCTGGAGTCCTCACTTAGTGCCAAAACCTAAAG ACTGGGGCCCTAAGATTGATGTAGTTGGATTTTGTTTCCTTGATCTTGCATCAAGTTATGAACCTCCAGAGTCACTGGTTAAATGGCTGAAGAAAGATGAAAAGCAGAAGCCAATTTACATTGGTTTCGGTAGCCTT CCAGTTCAAAAACCTGAGAAGATGACTGAGATAATAGTTAAAGCTCTTGAAATTACTCACCAGAGAGGTATCATTAACAAAGGATGGGGTGGTCTTGGGAATT TGGAAACGCCAAAAGAGTTTGTGTACTCGTTGGACAATTGCCCCCATGACTGGCTTTTTCCCCAGTGCAGTGCTGTG AACAGCCCATGTCAGGGACACTTGGGTGAAACATAA
- the LOC116211206 gene encoding sterol 3-beta-glucosyltransferase UGT80A2-like isoform X1, whose protein sequence is MQPDYPEDRGSESSVEFRDAVSGESGNGCHSPGVNDQSSPIESIPGEALTSVKSDTDSSRTAKAGKSTESMPGEASTSGKSDTDSSHTAKAGKSTKNHGSISHFASKLFDETIPLKKKLKLLRRLATVKHDGTVQFDVPGDVKPSTLDFGTGVVYNGSTHEETLSEEIEDLRPLQIVMLIVGTRGDVQPFVAIGQRLQEHGHRVRLATHSNFKEFVLTAGLEFFPLGGDPKVLAGYMVKNKGFLPSGPSEIPIQRSQIKEIIFSLYPACKDPDPETNIEFNADAIIANPPAYGHTHVAEALNIPLHIFFTMPWTPTSEFPHPLSRVKQPVGYRLSYQIVDAMIWLGIRDMINDFRKKRLRLRPVTYLRGPYMSPPNLPYGYIWSPHLVPKPKDWGPKIDVVGFCFLDLASSYEPPESLVKWLKKDEKQKPIYIGFGSLPVQKPEKMTEIIVKALEITHQRGIINKGWGGLGNLETPKEFVYSLDNCPHDWLFPQCSAVVHHGGAGTTAAGLKAACPTTVVPFFGDQPFWGERVHARGVGPAPIPVDEFSLEKLVSAIHFMLDPKVKKSAEELARAMENEDGVTGAVRAFYKHFPQRNLTSDCQPLPNKSSTRKSSALSMRRCFGCS, encoded by the exons ATGCAACCAGACTACCCCGAGGATCGCGGCTCCGAGAGCTCCGTCGAGTTCCGCGACGCCGTCTCCGGAGAGAGCGGCAATGGCTGTCATTCTCCCG GGGTAAATGATCAGAGTTCACCAATTGAGAGTATACCTGGTGAAGCATTAACTTCGGTAAAGTCCGACACGGATTCGAGCCGCACTGCGAAAGCAGGGAAATCCACCGAGAGTATGCCTGGCGAAGCATCGACTTCGGGAAAGTCCGACACAGACTCGAGCCACACTGCGAAAGCAGGGAAATCCACCAAAAACCACGGCAGCATATCCCACTTTGCCTCAAAACTGTTCGACGAGACAATTCCGTTGAAAAAGAAG CTCAAGTTGCTAAGACGCCTCGCTACTGTGAAACATGATGGGACCGTGCAATTTGATGTTCCAGGAGATGTTAAACCTTCGACTCTTGATTTTGGAACTGGGGTAGTATACAATGGATCTACTCATGAAGAAACTTTATCCGAAGAAATCGAGGATTTGCGTCCTCTCCAGATAGTGATGCTCATTGTTGGGACCCGAGGAGATGTGCAGCCTTTTGTTGCAATCGGACAACGATTACAG GAACATGGGCATAGAGTCAGACTGGCTACTCACTCAAATTTCAAAGAGTTTGTGTTAACTGCTGGGTTGGAGTTTTTTCCTCTAGGTGGAGACCCTAAAGTTCTTGCTGGAT ACATGGTCAAGAATAAAGGCTTCCTTCCTTCAGGACCTTCAGAAATACCCATCCAACGGAGTCAAATAAAGGAgattattttctctttgtaTCCTGCATGCAAGGATCCCGATCCGGAAACCAACATAGAATTTAATGCAGATGCAATAATTGCCAATCCTCCAGCTTATG GACATACACATGTCGCGGAGGCGCTTAATATACCACTTCATATATTCTTCACAATGCCATGGAC ACCTACCAGCGAATTTCCCCATCCTCTTTCCCGTGTGAAACAACCTGTAGGGTACCGG CTATCCTATCAAATTGTGGATGCGATGATTTGGCTTGGAATAAGAGACATGATCAATGATTTTAGAAAGAAGAGATTGAGGCTCAGACCTGTGACATATTTACGTGGGCCCTACATGTCTCCTCCAAATTTGCCTTACGGTTATATCTGGAGTCCTCACTTAGTGCCAAAACCTAAAG ACTGGGGCCCTAAGATTGATGTAGTTGGATTTTGTTTCCTTGATCTTGCATCAAGTTATGAACCTCCAGAGTCACTGGTTAAATGGCTGAAGAAAGATGAAAAGCAGAAGCCAATTTACATTGGTTTCGGTAGCCTT CCAGTTCAAAAACCTGAGAAGATGACTGAGATAATAGTTAAAGCTCTTGAAATTACTCACCAGAGAGGTATCATTAACAAAGGATGGGGTGGTCTTGGGAATT TGGAAACGCCAAAAGAGTTTGTGTACTCGTTGGACAATTGCCCCCATGACTGGCTTTTTCCCCAGTGCAGTGCTGTG GTACATCATGGGGGAGCTGGTACAACTGCTGCTGGCCTGAAGGCtgcg TGCCCGACAACTGTTGTGCCTTTTTTTGGAGATCAGCCATTTTGGGGAGAAAGGGTGCATGCAAGAGGGGTTGGCCCTGCACCCATTCCAGTTGACGAGTTCTCTCTCGAGAAGTTGGTCAGTGCAATACACTTCATGCTAGATCCAAAG GTGAAGAAAAGTGCGGAGGAACTCGCCAGAGCCATGGAGAACGAAGATGGTGTCACGGGGGCCGTGCGAGCCTTTTACAAGCACTTCCCTCAAAGAAACTTGACTTCAGATTGCCAGCCATTGCCTAACAAATCGAGTACGCGGAAATCAAGTGCACTTTCAATGAGACGATGTTTCGGCTGCTCCTGA